One Skermanella pratensis genomic window, CGCGGGGCAGGTGAAGGGCGTGCTGGAGATCAACGGCGGCATGGCCGCCCGCCTGGGCATCCGCGCCGGCGACCGGGTGGTCCACCCGGCCTTCCAGCAGCAGGGCTGACCGTCAGGGGCGCTTGCGCGCCAAGGTCAGCCCGTCGCCCAGCGGCAGCAGCACCTGGGTTACCCGCTCGTCGGCATGGACGAAGGCGTTGAAGGCCCTGAACGTCTCAGTCTTCGGCTTCGTCGCTTCCGGATCGGCGACGGTGCCGCGCCACAGCGTGTTGTCGATCGCGATCACGCCGCCCGGCCGCACGAGCGTCAGCGCCTGCTCGTAATATGTCGGGTAAAGCTCCTTGTCCGCGTCGATCAGCGCGAAGTCGAAGCTGCCCGCGGCTCCCTCGCCGATCAGGGCCGACAGCGTCTCCGTCGCCGGAGCCAGCCGCAGGTCGATCTTGTCGGCGACGCCGGCTTCGGCCCAGTAACGCCGCGC contains:
- a CDS encoding class I SAM-dependent methyltransferase, with the translated sequence MTQQSMFLPPAIHRYILDNSLREPPVLARLRAETASLTQGYYQIAPEEGQMLTLVLELLRARRTLDIGVFTGYSATVAALALPPEGRVVACDVSVEWTDVARRYWAEAGVADKIDLRLAPATETLSALIGEGAAGSFDFALIDADKELYPTYYEQALTLVRPGGVIAIDNTLWRGTVADPEATKPKTETFRAFNAFVHADERVTQVLLPLGDGLTLARKRP